A genomic region of Trifolium pratense cultivar HEN17-A07 linkage group LG3, ARS_RC_1.1, whole genome shotgun sequence contains the following coding sequences:
- the LOC123913856 gene encoding transmembrane protein 147, with amino-acid sequence MTVFHFFNCAILTFGPHAVYYSATPLSEYDTLGTSVKAAVVYLATALVKLVCLATFLKVSESDSFDPYQEFLKALIGFIDVAGLYFALTQLTHRNISQNHKFQAVGLGWAFADSVLHRLAPLWVGARGLEFTWEYILQGLEANANLVLSISLAGLGSLMWLRKNKPKTLIPIIYLSAVIVATMPSITSYLRRGLGWHLPKVVGFELFTSLVMAFISWQLFAACQRPSA; translated from the exons ATGACGGTGTTTCACTTCTTTAACTGCGCTATCCTAACCTTCGGCCCTCACGCCGTCTACTACTCCGCCACACCCTT ATCCGAGTATGATACACTCGGTACTTCCGTCAAAGCCGCAGTTGTTTATCTAGCTACAGCATTAGTCAAG CTTGTTTGTCTTGCTACTTTTCTCAAGGTATCTGAGAGTGATAGCTTTGATCCATATCAG GAATTTTTGAAGGCCTTAATAGGTTTTATTGATGTTGCTGGGCTATATTTTGCCTTAACCCAGCTGACTCACAGAAATATCTCTCAAAATCATAAATTTCAAGCAGTTGGACTTG GCTGGGCATTTGCTGATTCTGTACTGCATAGGTTGGCTCCTCTTTGGGTGGGTGCTAGAGGATTAGAATTTACTTGGGAGTACATCTTACAGGGCTTAGAGGCTAATGCAAATTTG GTTTTGAGCATATCCCTCGCCGGACTGGGATCTTTGATGTGGCTTCGAAAGAATAAACCCAAGACCCTCATTCCAATTATATACTTGTCTGCTGTGATTGTAGCTACCATGCCATCTATCACAAG CTATTTAAGACGTGGATTGGGGTGGCATCTTCCCAAAGTTGTAGGTTTTGAGCTCTTCACATCCCTGGTGATGGCTTTTATAAGTTGGCAACTGTTTGCTGCATGTCAGAGACCTTCGGCGTGA
- the LOC123914003 gene encoding pyridoxine/pyridoxamine 5'-phosphate oxidase 1, chloroplastic has protein sequence MLNGRRNMTLTCIYQFTHLHSLTHHNHNHNHIPLINSTFSTHPNHKPLFQFFSGILRPTIRSFSTKITASCKTMASFDSDSVTYLKQQEAAEIDETLMGPLGFSVDQLMELAGLSVATSIYEVYKPGDYSRVLIVCGPGNNGGDGLVAARHLHHFGYKPLVCYPKRTPKPLYAGLVTQLEALSIPFLSVEDLPPDFTNDFDILVDAMFGFSFHGSPRPPFDDLIQRLVSLRNNHNQIGQKRPVIVSVDIPSGWHVEEGDVDGTGIKPDMLISLTAPKFCAKKFGGPHHFLGGRFVPPAIAEKYKLILPPYPGTSMCVRIGKPPQIDISALRENYISPEFLEHQVEADPLNQFRKWFDDALAAGLKEPNAMGLSTVGKDGKPSSRIVLLKGFDKDGFVWFTNYESQKGRALSENPHASLLFYWDGLNRQVRVEGYVQKVSDEESEQYFHSRPRGSQIGAIVSKQSTVVPGRNVLYDEYKELEQKYADGSVIPKPKIWGGYRLTPHLYEFWQGQKSRLHDRLRYVPHDIDGQRLWKVERLAP, from the exons ATGTTGAATGGAAGAAGAAACATGACATTGACATGCATATACCAATTTACCCATTTACATTCACTCactcatcataatcataatcataaccATATTCCCCTTATTAATTCCACCTTCTCTACTCACCCCAACCACAAACCTCTCTTCCAATTCTTCTCC ggTATTCTGAGGCCTACAATTCGATCATTTTCAACCAAAATAACCGCTTCCTGCAAAACCATGGCCAGTTTCGATTCCGACTCCGTCACTTACCTCAAACAGCAAGAAGCCGCTGAGATTGATGAAACTCTCATGGGTCCTCTTGGCTTTAGCGTCGACCAGCTCATG GAATTGGCTGGTTTGAGCGTCGCTACTTCCATATATGAG GTTTATAAACCCGGTGACTATAGTCGTGTTCTTATTGTATGTGGTCCTGGTAACAATGGTGGCGATGGTCTGGTGGCTGCCCGACACCTGCATCACTTTGGTTACAAGCCATTGGTCTGCTACCCAAAACGTACCCCCAAGCCTCTCTATGCTGGGTTAGTTACTCAG CTTGAAGCGTTGTCAATCCCTTTCTTGTCGGTGGAAGATCTACCTCCAGATTTCACCAACGACTTTGACATTCTAGTCGATGCCATGTTTGGATTCTCATTTCATG GTTCTCCAAGGCCTCCCTTTGATGATTTGATCCAAAGACTTGTTTCTTTACGtaataatcataatcaaatTGGCCAAAAAAGACCGGTTATAGTCTCTGTAGATATTCCCTCTGGATGGCATGTTGAAGAGGGAGATGTTGATGGCACAGGAATTAAACCTGATATGTTG ATCTCTTTGACAGCACCAAAATTTTGTGCAAAGAAGTTTGGCGGCCCTCACCACTTTTTAGGAGGTAGATTTGTCCCACCTGCTATTGCTGAAAAGTATAAGCTTATACTTCCACCCTATCCTGGAACATCCATGTGTGTCCGAATTGGAAAGCCTCCTCAAATTGATATTTCAGCTCTACGTGAGAACTATATCTCTCCAGAATTTCTTGAACACCAGGTGGAGGCAGACCCCCTTAATCAG TTTCGTAAATGGTTTGATGATGCTTTGGCTGCGGGTTTGAAGGAACCAAATGCTATGGGCTTATCAACTGTAGGGAAGGATGGAAAACC CTCATCACGGATTGTATTGCTAAAAGGCTTCGACAAGGATGGATTTGTGTG GTTCACAAACTACGAAAGTCAAAAGGGACGTGCATTATCTGAAAATCCACATGCATCACTTCTTTTTTATTGGGATGGTTTAAACCGGCAG GTACGTGTGGAGGGGTATGTTCAGAAAGTTTCTGATGAGGAATCAGAGCAGTATTTCCATAGCCGTCCAAGAGGAAGTCAGATTGGAGCAATAGTCAGCAAGCAG AGTACTGTAGTGCCTGGTAGGAATGTTCTTTACGACGAGTACAAAGAGCTGGAACAAAAATATGCTGATGG AAGTGTGATCCCTAAACCTAAAATTTGGGGAGGATACAGGCTTACACCACATCTTTATGAATTTTGGCAAGGACAGAAATCTCGCTTGCATGACAG
- the LOC123913854 gene encoding pollen-specific leucine-rich repeat extensin-like protein 1, whose amino-acid sequence MQAPGCFLLFSFVFFSSTSILSHALSHEEASFIARRQLLHLQESEDLPENFADNYTTNLTFPHPGIKSAYIALQAWKNAIYSDPSNVTMNWVGPDVCSYQGIFCAPSLNDSKVQVVAGIDLNNADIAGYIPSEFGLLTDLALFHINTNRFCGIIPKSFSRLKLLYEMDISNNRFVGRFPTPVLSIPDIKYLDIRYNEFEGEIPSELFNKPLDAIFMNNNRFTSTIPDNLGNSPASVVVLANNHLSGCIPGSIGEMKHTLNEIVLINNNLTGCLPSEMGKLEQVTVFDVSQNLFVGMLPKTCKGLKKVEILSIAHNKLTGFVPKNICSLSNLGNFTFSNNYFNGEEEGCVPPGKDILLDDSYNCVPDRPKQKTANDCNVVISKPVDCSKAQCTKGSQSHSHSPPSDQHQTPTPYVPKPEPKPSTPSNPPSENPTPSVPKPQPQPTPSPSKPQPKPTPTPSNPSPKPTPSTPKPTPTPSKSSPKPTPSTPNPKPTPTPSTPSEKPQSKPTPSPSNPTPNEKPTPKPQPKPTPTPSNPPPSEKPTPKPQPKPTPTPSNPPPSEKPTPKPQPKQTPTPSSPSNPPSSDKPKPKPPQTPPTPQAEPSEEDEGPIRQAPKTKNTRSPPPPIQSPPPPVLSPPPPLVHSPPPPVHSPPPPVHSPPPPVNSPPPPVHSPPPPVHSPPPPIHSPPPPIRSPPPPVYSPPPPVHSPPPPVHSPPPPVQSPPPPIFSPPPPVYSPPPPTASPPPVYAPPPGDDDIVLPPHFGSSYASPPPPIIAGY is encoded by the coding sequence ATGCAAGCCCCAGGCTGCTTTCTCTTGTTCTCATTTGTCTTCTTTTCATCAACATCAATTTTATCCCATGCACTTTCACATGAAGAAGCTTCTTTTATTGCCCGTCGTCAATTGTTACACCTTCAAGAAAGCGAGGATTTACCTGAAAATTTCGCAGATAACTATACAACAAATTTAACTTTTCCTCATCCTGGAATCAAAAGTGCTTACATAGCACTTCAAGCATGGAAAAATGCAATTTATTCAGACCCATCAAATGTTACGATGAATTGGGTGGGTCCTGATGTATGTTCTTACCAGGGAATTTTTTGTGCACCTTCTCTTAATGATTCAAAAGTTCAAGTTGTAGCTGGAATTGATCTTAATAATGCAGACATTGCAGGTTATATTCCTTCAGAGTTTGGTTTGTTGACTGATCTTGCTCTTTTTCATATAAACACAAATAGATTTTGCGGTATTATCCCAAAAAGCTTCTCCAGGTTAAAGCTTTTGTACGAGATGGATATTAGTAACAATCGCTTTGTTGGAAGATTTCCTACACCTGTTCTTTCAATTCCTGATATCAAATACCTTGATATCAGGTACAATGAATTTGAAGGAGAAATTCCTTCCGAGCTTTTCAATAAACCACTCGACGCTATATTTATGAATAACAATAGATTCACATCAACAATTCCAGATAATTTGGGAAATTCTCCTGCATCAGTTGTTGTTTTGGCCAATAACCATCTTAGTGGGTGTATTCCTGGAAGCATCGGTGAGATGAAACATACATTGAATGAAATTGTTTTAATCAACAACAATCTCACCGGTTGTTTGCCTTCAGAAATGGGAAAGCTTGAACAAGTCACTGTTTTTGACGTGAGTCAAAATTTGTTTGTCGGTATGTTGCCAAAGACATGTAAGGGACTCAAGAAAGTGGAAATTTTGTCTATTGCACATAACAAACTAACAGGTTTTGTTCCAAAAAATATCTGTAGTTTGTCTAATTTGGGGAACTTTACATTCTCAAATAACTATTTCAATGGTGAGGAAGAAGGTTGTGTGCCTCCTGGAAAAGACATTTTGTTGGATGATAGTTATAATTGTGTACCTGACAGACCAAAACAAAAGACAGCAAATGATTGCAATGTTGTTATAAGCAAACCTGTTGATTGTAGCAAGGCACAATGTACTAAAGGTAGCCAATCTCACTCACATTCCCCACCAAGTGATCAACATCAAACACCAACACCTTATGTTCCAAAGCCAGAGCCAAAACCTTCAACTCCTTCAAATCCTCCAAGCGAGAACCCAACGCCTTCGGTGCCAAAGCCACAACCACAACCTACCCCATCTCCCTCAAAGCCACAACCCAAACCTACACCTACACCTTCCAACCCCTCACCAAAGCCAACACCATCAACACCAAAGCCAACACCTACACCTTCCAAATCTTCACCAAAGCCAACACCGTCAACACCAAATCCAAAGCCAACACCTACACCTTCAACACCAAGTGAGAAGCCACAATCCAAACCAACCCCATCACCATCCAATCCCACACCAAATGAGAAGCCTACACCAAAGCCACAACCCAAACCAACTCCAACTCCATCCAATCCACCCCCAAGTGAGAAGCCTACACCAAAGCCACAACCAAAACCAACTCCAACCCCGTCCAATCCACCACCAAGTGAGAAGCCTACACCAAAGCCACAGCCAAAACAAACTCCAACTCCGTCATCACCATCCAATCCACCATCAAGTGATaagccaaaaccaaaaccaccACAAACCCCTCCCACACCTCAAGCAGAACCATCTGAAGAAGATGAGGGTCCTATCAGACAAGCACCTAAAACAAAGAATACAAGATCTCCTCCCCCACCAATTCAATCCCCGCCACCACCAGTCCTCTCACCACCACCGCCACTAGTTCACTCACCACCACCTCCTGTTCATTCACCACCTCCACCGGTACACTCCCCACCACCTCCTGTTAATTCACCTCCTCCACCAGTTCACTCCCCACCTCCACCGGTAcattctcctcctcctcccatcCACTCTCCACCACCCCCGATTAGATCCCCACCACCACCTGTTTACTCCCCACCACCACCTGTTCACTCTCCTCCTCCGCCAGTTCACTCTCCACCCCCGCCTGTTCAGTCTCCACCACCACCAATTTTCTCACCGCCACCACCGGTCTACTCTCCACCTCCACCTACTGCATCACCACCTCCTGTTTATGCACCACCTCCAGGAGATGATGATATTGTTCTTCCCCCTCACTTTGGTTCTTCGTATGCTTCACCCCCTCCACCAATCATTGCTGGATACTAA
- the LOC123916348 gene encoding proline--tRNA ligase, chloroplastic/mitochondrial, producing MVSLKLSSFTHFFSSPSTTAISHRSPIILRRRFRQPLAATFSAKSTAAETTKDKVDNSKNKVPDRVITPRSQDFNAWYLDIIAHAELADYGPVRGTMVIRPYGYAIWESIQEYLNVKFKETGHSNMYFPQFIPYSFIEKEASHVEGFSPELALVTIGGGKELEEKLVVRPTSETIVNHMFTQWIHSYRDLPLLINQWANVTRWEMRTKPFVRTLEFLWQEGHTAHSTPEEAENEAKQMIDIYTRFSYEQAAIPVITGRKSKVETFAGACKTYTIEAMMGDRKALQAGTSHNLGQNFSRAFDTQFTDENGQREYIWQTSWAVSTRFVGGIIMTHGDDAGLMLPPKIAPIQVVIVPIWKKDDEKMTVLNAALSVKEALQSSGIKVKLDDSDQRTPGWKFNFWEMKGVPLRIEIGPRDVSSGSVVISRRDIPGKQGKVFGISTEPSILEAYVKDKLDEIQSSLLERAIAFRDSNIVDVSTYDDLKAAISQGKWARGPWSASDEDELKVKEETGATIRCFPFEQPQGIKRCLMTGDPAEEVAIFAKSY from the exons ATGGTCTCTCTCAAGCTATCCTCTTTCACTCACTTCTTCTCATCTCCATCAACAACCGCAATTTCTCACCGTTCCCCAATTATTCTCCGACGCCGCTTTCGCCAGCCACTCGCCGCCACCTTCTCCGCCAAAAGCACTGCGGCGGAGACCACCAAAGACAAAGTCGACAACTCGAAGAACAAAGTCCCTGACCGAGTCATCACGCCTAGGTCACAAGACTTCAATGCGTGGTATCTCGATATCATAGCTCACGCTGAATTAGCCGATTATGGTCCGGTTCGTGGTACAATGGTTATTCGTCCCTACGGTTACGCCATTTGGGAATCCATTCAG GAGTATTTGAATGTGAAGTTCAAGGAGACTGGACATAGTAACATGTATTTTCCACAG TTTATTCCTTACTCGTTTATAGAGAAAGAAGCAAGTCATGTTGAGGGTTTCAGTCCTGAGCTAGCACTAGTGACAATTGGGGGTGGAAAGGAACTTGAAGAGAAGCTCGTG GTCCGACCTACTAGTGAAACCATTGTGAATCACATGTTTACTCAGTGGATCCATAGCTACCGTGATCTTCCTCTCTTGATTAATCAG TGGGCAAATGTCACAAGATGGGAGATGCGCACTAAACCATTTGTGAGAACTCTTGAATTTCTTTGGCAAGAAGGTCATACCGCTCATTCAACTCCAGAAGAGGCAGAAAATGAG GCTAAACAAATGATTGACATCTATACTAGATTTTCTTATGAGCAAGCAGCCATACCTGTTATTACGGGTCGAAAATCTAAAGTGGAAACATTTGCTGGTGCTTGTAAGACCTATACGATTGAGGCAATGATGGGTGACAGAAAAGCATTGCAAGCAGGAACCAGCCACAACCTTGGGCAAAACTTTTCCCGTGCCTTTGATACACAG TTCACAGATGAAAATGGACAAAGGGAATATATTTGGCAGACATCATGGGCAGTTAGTACTCGTTTTGTCGGAGGCATCATCATGACACACGGAGATGATGCAGGCCTAATGCTTCCTCCAAAGATTGCACCTATACAG GTGGTAATTGTACCAATTTGGAAGAAGGATGATGAAAAAATGACAGTCCTTAATGCAGCATTGTCTGTAAAAGAAGCTCTCCAAAGCTCTGGCATTAAAGTTAAACTTGATGACTCTGATCAAAGAACTCCTGGATGGAAATTCAATTTCTGGGAAATGAAG GGAGTTCCTCTTAGAATTGAAATTGGTCCCCGTGACGTGTCTAGTGGAAGTGTCGTGATATCCAGGAGAGATATTCCTGGGAAGCAAGGGAAAGTGTTTGGAATCTCTACGGAGCCTTCTATTTTGGAGGCATATGTTAAAGACAAGTTGGACGAGATACAATCTTCTCTTTTGGAAAGGGCTATTGCATTTCGAGATAG TAATATTGTAGATGTGAGCACATACGATGATCTTAAAGCTGCAATATCACAAGGCAAATGGGCAAGGGGCCCTTGGTCTGCTAG CGATGAAGATGAGTTAAAAGTGAAAGAGGAAACTGGAGCAACTATCAGGTGTTTTCCATTTGAACAGCCACAAGGGATTAAAAGATGCTTAATGACTGGAGATCCTGCTGAAGAAGTGGCTATTTTTGCTAAATCATACTAA